The nucleotide sequence TGTCAAAAACGATTACCCACAAAACCGATGTGGGGGGAGTACAACTCAACCTGGATACCGCAGAAGCCGTGCGTCAAGCCTACACCGCCATTGAAACTTCCGTTGGTGAACAAGTGGGGGCAGAACATTTCCAAGGGGTGACGGTACAACGGATGATCAAATTAGAAGGCTATGAATTAATTATTGGCAGTAGCCTTGACCCCCAATTCGGCCCCGTGTTGTTGTTTGGCATGGGGGGACAATTGGTAGAAGTGTTTAAAGACCGCTCCTTGGCTTTACCTCCGTTAAATACCACCCTTGCCCGGCGGATGATGGAACAAACGAAAATTTATAAAGCTTTATTAGGGGTACGGGGACGGCATCCGGTGGATATGGAAGCCTTAGAACAGTTATTAGTCCGGTTTTCTAATTTAGTGGTGGAACACCCTTGGATTAAAGAAATTGATATTAACCCGTTGTTAGCTTCGGAAAATGAGTTAATCGCCTTAGATGCGCGGGTGGTGTTACATTCGCCAGAAACGAAACCGGAAGATTTACCTAAACCGACTATTCGTCCCTATCCGCGACAATATATTACCCATTGGGTATCCAATAAAGGAATAGCAATTACCATCCGACCCATCCGTCCTGAAGACGAACCCTTAATGGTCAAGTTCGATGAAAGTTTATCTGAGGAAAGCGTCTATTTAAGGTACGCTCATTTAGTGAAACTCAGTTCTCGGATTACCCATGAACGGTTATCGCGGCTGTGTTTTATTGATTATGACCGGGAAATGGCGTTAGTGGCAGAATATAAACACCCTGAAACCGGAAAACCTCAAATTATTGGGGTCGGACGTCTGAGTAAAGGCTATGGTAACGATGAGGTAGAATTTTCTTTACTGGTGAGTGATAGTTACCAACGTCAAGGCATTGGTACGGAGTTACTGCGACAACTGCTGAATATTGGACGTCAGGAGAAAATGCCTCTGATTTTTGCCGAAATTCTCAGCGATAATCGGATTATGCAGAATATTTGTGAGCAATTAGGATTTACATTAAATCGAATGATTGGTGAACCGATGGTGAGGGCAGAAATTCAGTTGTAATTGCAGACTAGAAACCGGGTTTCAACCCTAACTTTTTCCATCTCAACAGATTGATAATGAATGAGAAAGAGAATAGTTAATCTGAATCATGGTTTAAACTCCTAGGATGAGCCTAAGAATAGAGGGCGGGTTTAGAGAGATAATTACTGATCATTAAAGCTCGTCTCGGAACCCGCCCCTACGGTTTAATTGTTGATTATTGCTCAAATGCGATGCCGCAAGNTAAATACAACAATTTTTGTCGATTCCCAATCCAATATTCACGGGGAATAAATTCCCCTGAGCGGTCACTGAGCTTGCCGAAGTGTCGTTTTTCCTCCGCGCTCGCTTATAGATGCGGTTTCCAAACTTCCCATTTTTTTATTATGACCCACCATGTAATTTATGATGGCAATTGCAACTTATGTACGACACTGGTGCAACTGTTAGAAATACTAGATCAAGGACACCAGTTTAACTATATTCCCATGCAGGATCAGCAAGGGTTAAGCCGTTTTGCCGTGACTCCCTCACAGTGTAACCTAGGAATGATTTTGATTGATGGGAATCAACCTGAAAACCGTTGGCAAGGAAGCGATGCGGCGGAAGAAATTGGCAGACTTTTACCCGCAGGAGAGATCTTTGTTGCCGCTTATCGGGGTTTACCTGGGTTAAAATGGGTAGGCGATCGCATCTATGAACAAGTTCGAGATCATCGATATCTTTTGTTTGGTAAACGTTCAACACCTTATCAGTCTGTTTACCCCAGTTGTTGTAACATAGAAGGGAATAGGCAATAGGCAATTACGAATTACGAATTACGAATTACGAATTACGAATTTATAGCAGTCGTCAAGGCAGTTAGGACATAGACTGATGCTAAAACCTAAACTTGTGTTCCTCTTTTCCTGTGGTGTTCCCTGTTCCCTGCTATAGTATAATTTCTAGTTAAGAGTTAATGATTTTAATAATACTTCTGGCTTGATTCTAATTAATTGATAATCTCCTTGATTTTCTAATAATTGATAATCAGATGATTTTAACCCTAACTTTGCAATTTCTTGCGGTTGTGTAATAATTAAAACCGTATCAACTGAACTATTTAAAGGAAATAATTCTAATAATCTTTGCTTAATATTGTAGGTCATGAACTGTATTGGTTGTTGGGTATAAAACACCAGACTGGGTTTAAATATCCCAATGACTAATAAAGGTTCATACGGTTGCTGAACTTGCCGAACTCGGATGGATAATTGTCGCAGAGGTAAGTGTCTTTGAGTATCTAATAATTGACCCGCAGGTAAAGCCACTAAACTCATAAAAGCGAAGAATCCTAGAGCATTTCCTAACCATACCCCCCGTCGCCATTGGGGTCGCAAGAGACAACAAAGGGTAATTCCACTCGCTATTAACCAGATGATTCCTGATACCGTTGGTAAGTGACTGATTTGTAATAATTGCGAAAAATTTGGGGTATCATCGCCGATTAATTTAGGGCTAAGAAAACTAGCGATCGCTAACGCTAATAAAATTAGAATATTCACCAGACCAGTAATTAAAAAGGGTAAAGCAATTTTATTTTGATCTGACTGAATCGGATTTTTTTGATTACCCCAGATACTAATTAAAATCACACCTGCGGGAATACAGGGTAATACATAACTAGGCAATTTAGTCGCAGAAGCACTAAAAAATCCGAAAATAATTACAAACCAAAATAGAGCAAATAAACCTAAATGTTGAGAACGATCTTGCGATCGCCAATCTTGGATTTTCCAAAATTTAATCTGATAAATTGCTACAGGTAAATACACCGACCAAGGTAATAAAGCCACTAAAATCACCGGAAAATAATAAAACCAAGGGCCAGGATGATTACTAACAACATTGGTAAACCGTTCAAAATTATGATGTCCAAAAAATGTGTCTAAATAAGCTTGACCATTAGCTAAAGTGACTAAAATAAACCAGGGAACTGCTATGATTAGAAATATAAAAATTCCCGGTAATAACTGCATTTCCCTGAGAACACTTTGCCATTGTCGGGTATAAATTAGAAATCCCCCAATAATTAAAATAGGAAATACAATTCCAATCGGCCCTTTCGCTAAAACTGCTAAAGCAGCAAAACAATAAAAGGTAAAATACCACCCCTTTTGTTGACGAGTTCGGGGTTGAGCATAGCCCAAGAAAAATGCTAATAATGAAATTGTTAAACAACTGGCTAAAAGCATATCGGAAACCCCCGTGCGTCCCCAAGCAATCCAAGCCGGATTTAAAGCCATCATTATCATTCCCCACCACGCTCCTATCCAAGCTTGACGGGTAATTGCGGATGAAGTTAGAGACCCATTATTATCCCTCTTAACACCAAAATAACGCAGGGTATAGAATACAAAAAAGGTAGAAGCGATCGCCATGATTGCGGACGGTAATCGTGCCCCCCATTCATTCACGCCGACGGCTTGAAAAGCGATGACTATTAACCAATAAATTAAGGGAGGTTTATCAAAGCGAGTAACCCCATTCCAATAGGGAGTAATCCAATCTCCTGTTAGGTGCATTTGTCGAGCGGCTTCAACAAACATCGGTTCGGTTTTATCAATTAAACCAATATCGCCTAAATGACTTAAAAATGCGATCGCACTGAGTAATAATAATCCCAGAATAGAAATACCCCAAGTTACTTTAGGATAATTTTCCCAAGATTTCCAGATAGTTTTAAGAGAGGGGTTGACTGTTGGCTGTTGACTACTCACTGTTTTTTAACCTTCTGATGTTCACGCGAAATTTTTAACCACGCCAAGCTAATCGTTAAACAGATATAGCCTAAACCATAACCTGCTAGGATATCACTCGGCCAATGACATCTTAAATAAACGCTACTAAACCCAATAATTATTAACCAGATTGTAGCGAATCCATAAATATAGGGAGTCGATTTTGGATAACGTTCTGCGAGCAGATAAGCGATAAAAAAATAGAACAAAATATTTCCCGTCGCATGACCACTTGGAAAACTTCTACCTACGGATTTTACGAGCCGATCTAAGGGACGACTGCGATCAATCATGGGTTTGAGAATTCTATCAACTAAAATTAAAATTCCCAAGGTAGAAAAAGCTAAAACTTTAGCTTCTATCCAGTGGCGTTTCCAAACTAAAAAAACCAAGGTGAAGGCGATAATAACCGCCGTTCCTTTTACCCCCGTTAATAAATAGAAAAATCGAAAATAATCATCCCAACTTGAGGTAAAAATTTGATGGGGAACTTGAATTAAAATTTGGTCTAATAATAAATCATCTTGAAGATATACCCGAATTGACAGTAAAATTAACGGAACTAAAATTCCTAGACAAATCAAAAATTGTTGTTTGGGAATTGCCTTTTTTAACGAAACAAAGTGATGATTTAAAGTTAAACGCATTATCTTTGACGTTTACAGATTCGCAATTGATGGAGTTTTTATTATACAATAAGTTGAGAATCCGGGTTGATCCCGAACAAACAGAAGTTAAAAAGTTATTTAAGTTTGCAAAGCATTCCAGTAGAAAGAATTAAAATAGTTAACAAGGACTTAATGAGGAAGCGACAATCGATGCTAGATACCCTTGACCTGA is from Planktothrix serta PCC 8927 and encodes:
- a CDS encoding phosphatase PAP2 family protein, with amino-acid sequence MRLTLNHHFVSLKKAIPKQQFLICLGILVPLILLSIRVYLQDDLLLDQILIQVPHQIFTSSWDDYFRFFYLLTGVKGTAVIIAFTLVFLVWKRHWIEAKVLAFSTLGILILVDRILKPMIDRSRPLDRLVKSVGRSFPSGHATGNILFYFFIAYLLAERYPKSTPYIYGFATIWLIIIGFSSVYLRCHWPSDILAGYGLGYICLTISLAWLKISREHQKVKKQ
- a CDS encoding ArnT family glycosyltransferase, whose translation is MSSQQPTVNPSLKTIWKSWENYPKVTWGISILGLLLLSAIAFLSHLGDIGLIDKTEPMFVEAARQMHLTGDWITPYWNGVTRFDKPPLIYWLIVIAFQAVGVNEWGARLPSAIMAIASTFFVFYTLRYFGVKRDNNGSLTSSAITRQAWIGAWWGMIMMALNPAWIAWGRTGVSDMLLASCLTISLLAFFLGYAQPRTRQQKGWYFTFYCFAALAVLAKGPIGIVFPILIIGGFLIYTRQWQSVLREMQLLPGIFIFLIIAVPWFILVTLANGQAYLDTFFGHHNFERFTNVVSNHPGPWFYYFPVILVALLPWSVYLPVAIYQIKFWKIQDWRSQDRSQHLGLFALFWFVIIFGFFSASATKLPSYVLPCIPAGVILISIWGNQKNPIQSDQNKIALPFLITGLVNILILLALAIASFLSPKLIGDDTPNFSQLLQISHLPTVSGIIWLIASGITLCCLLRPQWRRGVWLGNALGFFAFMSLVALPAGQLLDTQRHLPLRQLSIRVRQVQQPYEPLLVIGIFKPSLVFYTQQPIQFMTYNIKQRLLELFPLNSSVDTVLIITQPQEIAKLGLKSSDYQLLENQGDYQLIRIKPEVLLKSLTLN
- a CDS encoding thiol-disulfide oxidoreductase DCC family protein: MTHHVIYDGNCNLCTTLVQLLEILDQGHQFNYIPMQDQQGLSRFAVTPSQCNLGMILIDGNQPENRWQGSDAAEEIGRLLPAGEIFVAAYRGLPGLKWVGDRIYEQVRDHRYLLFGKRSTPYQSVYPSCCNIEGNRQ